In the genome of Candidatus Neomarinimicrobiota bacterium, one region contains:
- a CDS encoding Na+/H+ antiporter NhaC family protein: MTLKEVSFSFRVTAVDEQGEIDKSAVGKVEIHGVRITEKYGAAKPTGSFELTEGELTVEGAVFDDYGENEIKVVYGSLTKTEYLTTLPGILSLAPPLIAIGLAILFKEVLISLFAGVWIGAMILSGFNPVSGFFIAVNDYIVQAISDRDHAAVVLFSMGLGGMVGILARNGGMQGVVDKISRYAKSARSGQMATLGMGLLIFFDDYANTLLVGNTMRPFTDKLRISREKLSFIVDATAAPIASIALVSTWIGFQNGLILEGFKNIGLERDPYVAFIGSIPYSFYAFIVLGLIVITALRARDFGPMLTAEIRARTTGKVLRDGAIPLIGADLSELALPENIKKRWQNAMIPIGFVIFATIFGLYFHGRAAAGIRAEELAIHEIIGYADSFTVLMWAAFGGALLAGTLTLSQKLLTLQEVVDSYLNGIKSMVLAMVILVLAWSLGSITADLSTANYVLHLTRGLFSPHLIPAMTFIVAALIGFSTGTSWGTMAILTPIVIPMAHFLPLEAGLEGGVLSSILLGTIAAVLSGACFGDHCSPISDTTIMSSMASGSDHIDHVKTQMPYALLAAGVAIVVGYIPAGFNFNPVISIVMGIGLIYLIHRFIAKPVPESGS; this comes from the coding sequence CAAGCCGACCGGATCTTTCGAATTGACAGAAGGAGAGCTGACGGTTGAAGGGGCTGTTTTTGACGATTACGGAGAAAATGAAATTAAGGTTGTCTACGGCAGTCTGACTAAAACCGAATACCTCACTACTTTGCCCGGAATTCTAAGCCTTGCTCCTCCGTTGATAGCTATAGGATTGGCGATATTGTTCAAAGAGGTATTGATAAGCCTGTTTGCCGGTGTGTGGATCGGAGCAATGATTCTCTCGGGATTTAATCCCGTGAGCGGATTTTTTATAGCCGTGAACGATTATATCGTTCAAGCTATTTCGGACAGAGATCATGCGGCGGTTGTTCTCTTCAGCATGGGATTAGGGGGAATGGTAGGGATTCTCGCACGGAACGGCGGAATGCAAGGCGTAGTGGATAAAATTTCCCGTTACGCTAAATCGGCGCGCTCGGGACAGATGGCAACGCTGGGCATGGGGCTCCTGATATTTTTCGATGATTACGCCAACACGCTTCTCGTCGGAAACACCATGCGCCCGTTCACCGATAAATTGAGAATCTCGCGTGAAAAGCTCTCGTTCATAGTTGATGCCACAGCAGCCCCTATCGCATCAATAGCTCTCGTCAGTACATGGATAGGATTTCAGAATGGGTTGATATTAGAAGGATTTAAAAACATCGGTTTGGAACGTGACCCGTACGTAGCTTTTATCGGTTCAATCCCTTACAGTTTTTATGCGTTTATCGTATTGGGCTTGATTGTTATCACTGCCTTACGCGCCCGTGATTTTGGGCCTATGCTCACAGCCGAGATTCGTGCAAGGACAACGGGCAAGGTACTGCGAGACGGCGCAATTCCTCTTATCGGGGCGGATCTTAGTGAATTAGCGCTGCCGGAAAATATTAAAAAGAGATGGCAGAACGCCATGATTCCAATCGGATTTGTTATCTTCGCCACGATTTTCGGTTTGTATTTTCATGGACGGGCTGCCGCGGGTATTAGGGCGGAAGAGCTGGCTATCCACGAAATTATCGGCTACGCCGATTCGTTTACTGTCCTGATGTGGGCGGCATTCGGCGGCGCATTGTTAGCGGGAACGCTAACCCTCAGCCAGAAACTTTTAACATTGCAGGAGGTAGTTGATTCCTATTTGAACGGGATTAAATCTATGGTATTAGCGATGGTAATTCTCGTTCTCGCGTGGTCGTTAGGCTCGATCACTGCGGATTTATCAACGGCGAATTATGTCCTGCACCTCACGCGAGGCTTATTCTCCCCGCACCTGATTCCGGCAATGACGTTTATTGTCGCCGCGTTAATAGGGTTTTCTACGGGGACATCCTGGGGAACAATGGCGATCCTTACACCGATAGTAATCCCGATGGCTCATTTTCTTCCGTTGGAAGCCGGCTTGGAGGGCGGGGTGCTTTCGTCCATACTGCTGGGAACGATTGCTGCGGTACTTTCAGGGGCATGCTTCGGAGACCATTGTTCGCCGATTTCAGATACTACAATTATGTCTTCGATGGCTTCGGGATCAGACCATATTGATCATGTCAAAACACAGATGCCGTATGCGCTTCTTGCCGCCGGAGTTGCAATAGTTGTGGGATATATACCGGCAGGGTTCAACTTCAACCCGGTGATTTCGATCGTGATGGGGATAGGGTTAATCTACCTGATCCACCGGTTCATAGCCAAACCGGTCCCCGAATCCGGCAGTTAA